GCTCACGGGCGCCGCCGGGCTGGCGGAGGCGGGCCCCGGCGATCTGACCTTCGTCGAGGACGCGCGCCACCTGCAGACGGCGGCGGCCGGGCGGGCGGAGGCCGTGCTCCTGCCCCCGGGGCTCGAGCTGCCGGGGCGCAACGTCATCCGGCTGTCCAACCCGCGCCTGGCCTTCGCCGCCGCGCTCGAGCTCTTCCACCCGCGCCGGCACGCCGTCCCCGGCGTCCACCCGACGGCGGTCGTCGAGCCCGGCGCCGTTGTCGACCCCACGGCGTCCGTCGGCGCGCTGTGCTACGTGGGCGCCGGCGCGCGCATCGGGGCCCGCGCGGAGCTGCGCGCGCAGAGCCACGTCGGCGCGGGCGCCGCGATCGGCGAGGACGCGTTGCTGCACCCGGGGGCGATCGTGCTCGAGCGGGTGAGCGTCGGCGCCCGCGCGATCCTGCACGCGGGGTCGGTCGTCGGCGCCGACGGCTTCGGCTACGTCTTCGACGGCGCCGCCCACCGCAAGATCCCGCAGATCGGCACCGTCGAGATCGGCGAGGACGTGGAGGTCGGCGCGGGG
This genomic window from bacterium contains:
- the lpxD gene encoding UDP-3-O-(3-hydroxymyristoyl)glucosamine N-acyltransferase; the encoded protein is LTGAAGLAEAGPGDLTFVEDARHLQTAAAGRAEAVLLPPGLELPGRNVIRLSNPRLAFAAALELFHPRRHAVPGVHPTAVVEPGAVVDPTASVGALCYVGAGARIGARAELRAQSHVGAGAAIGEDALLHPGAIVLERVSVGARAILHAGSVVGADGFGYVFDGAAHRKIPQIGTVEIGEDVEVGAGATIDRATVGITRIGRGTKIDNLVQVGHNVQIGEHAILVAQVGIGGSASIGAGAVLAGQAGVGDHAVVGPGARVGGQAAVLRHVAPGATVAGFGPQPHGEFLRSQAVFEQLPQLRRRVAELEKRLAAAEAAAARATEPGR